TTGGCGCCCCTGGCTCGCACTGTCTCAAATCTCAAAGAAGAAGAAGTTGATCTGTTCGACGCCGACATTCAAAGACATCTGCTTGAAGTTGCAAACTTGCGCATGATGCACTTGATTGGTGTCAAAGAAAATGAAATTTCCGATTTCACATGGACGACCTGCAAAGCCGTCGAAGGACAGAAGAAGCATGTTGATGCCATAGTGAAACTGACTGTCGGAGGCAACGTTCGCAACTTCGGCATCATCAATCACCCGGCCACAACTGCCGAACTGATAAGCAACATCGAAAGCGCCATCAAAGGCGGAGTCGAATCAGTTTTGATCGTCTCACGCGATGAAGCACATCAAGCTGCAGTTCAGACTCTTCTTTCAAACTCGAGCGTGAGCAAGAATGTTTTCTTCTCGACTCACCACGAGCTCTACAAAACCGGTATCGTGAAATCAGCCTGGCAAGGAGCGGATCAACGCGCCGCTGACTTGTTCGGTACGAATGTAGTTGCTGCTTTCGCAACACCGACATTCACAGCGGTGGCCATCTAAGATTTGTTTGTCCTCGATTGATTGGGTTTAAGGCGGCTTTTATGCCGCCTTTTTATTTGCCGGAAATCAGCTCTCGGATGCCTGAGAACTGTTTTTCAAACCGAGGCGAATAGTCTTGCTCAAATCGTGACTGATGGAAATCTGTTTTACAGTTTTAGACTCGAAGGCACTGTCTGACGGCGGCGCAAAACGGAGCGAATAAACTCCAGCCGGTATGGTCAGATTACAGACACCGTCAGGATCGGTTAAGACTGAACCTTTAGGCAGAGACTTACTGCTGCCATCGCCTGTGATAGCATTGCCGTATGGGCTGTAGGCCACTCGGCAGCGCGCCACTTTCTGGTTGGATTCGCCCACCACCTCGAACTTGACCTGACACCATCCATGCCAATCAATATCCAGGTTTTTAGGCTCCGATCCAATTTCAATCTTCTGGGCGTTCGACAGATCAGTATGCACCGCCAGCCAGTAAGAGCCGGGCGCTATGAAAAAGCTGTATCGACCTTCAGCGTCAGTCATACAGGTTGACAGTGGAACATCGTTTTCAGATTCACACAAATCTCGGTCATCGTCTGCATAAACCGAGACTTTAATACCGTTGCGAGTGTGCCCTGATTCGTCGGCAATGCGTCCATAAAGACGTGTACCCTGGACAAGCCTCACCGGAAGCTGCGTGTCAGCGCCAACGACAACCATGCGAGTCCACGGCGCTAAGCCGCTAAACTGCGCACCGTCAAGAGTGACTGACGGAGCATGCTTGGGATGGGCTGAGACGACCAATTTATAGGTACCACCCGGCACACCGACAGAAAACTGCCCGGCTTCATCGGTCTTGGTCAACAGATCGATCTTCCTATCTAATCCCTGAATACGCACAAGGCATTGCGCCAGTGGTGTCAGCTCGTACTGCACCTGCCCGCGCAGTCGAAAACCCTCGGCCAGTTGAAAGTCCTTTTTCAAGTCGGCGAAAACTTCTACATTGCTTTCGGTGGCAGCGAACAACAATCCGGCTTGATCGGGCTCAATGGAGATATCGTAAACACCTGACTCAACAAGAGCACGAAACTCGCCGTTACCATCGGTGGTGCAAGTGACGTCGATATTGAGCTGTTCGAGCAACTCGTTTTCCTGATTAGCAGGCGTCAATTTCACTTTCACGTTGGCGGCCGGCACACCAAACACATCTGTGACGCGCCCCTCGAAGTTACACATATCCGGCAAAACAAATTCGAGACTGTCGTCGCGCTGTAAATCAACTTGATAGATAGTACTTGTCAAAAAAGGCAGATTGCCGGCTTTTGCACCCTCGCTTCCCGATTGAGGGGAATGACGGAAGGCCACGTTGAACCGGCCTCGGGGCAGCGTCACCGCGTATTTGCCATCACGCCCCGCCACAGCAGAGGCGCTATAGGTCAGCGGTTCTCTCGCCGACACAAGAATTTCACCGGCTGTGACTGGAGCACCAGATCTGGTGACAGCCTTGACCTTTAAAATATTTCCCGTGACAAGACCAACGTTCAACATAGTGTTGCCGTTTACATTCAACTCGTTTGAAGTGCGCAGAAACCTCGTGTTTGGGTCGGGTTCGATTTCAATGCGATAGCCACCGGGACAAACACCGAAGTTGAATTCTCCCCTGGTGCCAGTGCGCTGCCTGCCAACCAGCCCCTCTGGACCGGTGACGCCCTGGTCATACAAAGAGACAGTCACACCTGAAATGCTCAAACCTTGATGGCGGACTGTACCGGATAAGTTGAAGGTGAAGACTGTCGAAGTCAAAATAAATCCTCGGTCCGCTTTCGTTCGTCTGAGATTTTAACGCATTCTGGACTCCCATCTTCTACAGATTTCCAACCAAGTGCGATCATGACTTCGCGAACTGTGGCAAAAGACCCGGTCACCACTACCAGTTCAGATTTGTCCAGCGCAGCCCGAAAAGCGTCTGCGATCGTCTCGTAGGTTGATGCGCGAGCCCCACGCTCGTTACAAAAGATTGCCAGCTGCTCCTTGTCAAAGGTAGCTCTGCGTGTCGCAGCCTGACTGGCGTAAACGCAGTCACCGGCACGCACAAGCGCATCCACGATTCGTCTGGCATTCTTGTTCTCGAAACAACCTATAACAAATTGAATCTTTCTCCTGGGATGAATACGTTCCAGTGCCGCTCGCAACGCCTCAGCACCGGCCACATTATGCGCACCATCGAGAACAATTTTTCTATCGGATCCAGGCACCCGCACGACTTGTAAGCGACCCGGCCAGTATGCGTGCTCAAATCCGGAGCGAATGATTTGCTGCGATCGTCCGGGGTTTCGCGCCGCTAAACCACTGATATGAAAGGCTGCCACAGCCAACAATCCGTTCTCTTGCTGATATGAACCAAGCAACGCCAGTGACTCTCGGCAAGCATTAAAGTCGCTCTGGATCTTGCTTGCAAGCTCTCCTTTCGGATTATCGTTTATGGCAAAGAGGTCGCATCCCAATTGCTTGCTTCGATTAGAAATCACACCCAGAGCCGCTCCGCTTGCACCTGATACCACTGGAACGGCTGATTTTATGATGCCGG
This is a stretch of genomic DNA from Candidatus Melainabacteria bacterium. It encodes these proteins:
- a CDS encoding carboxypeptidase regulatory-like domain-containing protein; translated protein: MTSTVFTFNLSGTVRHQGLSISGVTVSLYDQGVTGPEGLVGRQRTGTRGEFNFGVCPGGYRIEIEPDPNTRFLRTSNELNVNGNTMLNVGLVTGNILKVKAVTRSGAPVTAGEILVSAREPLTYSASAVAGRDGKYAVTLPRGRFNVAFRHSPQSGSEGAKAGNLPFLTSTIYQVDLQRDDSLEFVLPDMCNFEGRVTDVFGVPAANVKVKLTPANQENELLEQLNIDVTCTTDGNGEFRALVESGVYDISIEPDQAGLLFAATESNVEVFADLKKDFQLAEGFRLRGQVQYELTPLAQCLVRIQGLDRKIDLLTKTDEAGQFSVGVPGGTYKLVVSAHPKHAPSVTLDGAQFSGLAPWTRMVVVGADTQLPVRLVQGTRLYGRIADESGHTRNGIKVSVYADDDRDLCESENDVPLSTCMTDAEGRYSFFIAPGSYWLAVHTDLSNAQKIEIGSEPKNLDIDWHGWCQVKFEVVGESNQKVARCRVAYSPYGNAITGDGSSKSLPKGSVLTDPDGVCNLTIPAGVYSLRFAPPSDSAFESKTVKQISISHDLSKTIRLGLKNSSQASES
- a CDS encoding bifunctional folylpolyglutamate synthase/dihydrofolate synthase, encoding MDYSECLSYIESLSPTLEKPSLTRIAAFMAAHGNWQNQYPVIHVAGTNGKGSTVALIDSIARAAGLKTGRFTGPHLLRWNERFHIDGEPISDLEFARIGSYVRDLSQEFACANPEIGPLTWFEFLTVIAFYWFAENRVDLGVIEVGLGGRFDATNVVGNVLVSVITNIDLDHTHILGNTVEEIAFEKSGIIKSAVPVVSGASGAALGVISNRSKQLGCDLFAINDNPKGELASKIQSDFNACRESLALLGSYQQENGLLAVAAFHISGLAARNPGRSQQIIRSGFEHAYWPGRLQVVRVPGSDRKIVLDGAHNVAGAEALRAALERIHPRRKIQFVIGCFENKNARRIVDALVRAGDCVYASQAATRRATFDKEQLAIFCNERGARASTYETIADAFRAALDKSELVVVTGSFATVREVMIALGWKSVEDGSPECVKISDERKRTEDLF